From the genome of Denticeps clupeoides chromosome 4, fDenClu1.1, whole genome shotgun sequence, one region includes:
- the lamc1 gene encoding LOW QUALITY PROTEIN: laminin subunit gamma-1 (The sequence of the model RefSeq protein was modified relative to this genomic sequence to represent the inferred CDS: deleted 1 base in 1 codon), which produces MLPARVFILLTFWTACSHCAMDECEDDLGRAQRCMPEFVNAAFNVTVVATNTCGSPPEEYCVQTGVTGVTKSCHLCDARDRRQHHSAVYLTDYNNQMDTTWWQSQTMLAGIQYPNSINLTLHLGKAFDITYVRLKFHTSRPESFAIYKRTREDGPWQPYQYYSGSCEKTYSKVNRGFIRTGEDEQQALCTDEFSDISPLTGGNVAFSTLEGRPSAYNFDNSPVLQDWVTATDIKVTLNRLNTFGDEVFNDPKVLKSYYYAISDFAVGGRCKCNGHASECVKNEFSKLVCNCKHNTEGEDCSVCKAFFNDRPWRRATAESASECLPCNCNGKSSECYYDPELYRATGHGGHCRNCADNTDGPNCERCRDNYYRDSAGSRCFACSCNPVGSLSPQCDDRGRCSCKPGVMGDKCDRCKPGFHSLTEAGCSRCSCNPSGSTQECDVQTGRCQCKENVEGFNCDRCKPGFFNLDPQNHQGCMPCFCYQHSTVCHSAEGYSIHTITSTFDRDAERWSGQQRDGSAVNVNYSPSTKDISLISEDYYPVYFVAPEKFLGNQLVSFGQNFSLNFRVDRRDSRLSAEDVVLEGSGLRVTVPLIAQGNAYPEEDTKNYVFRLHSTSDYSWSPSLSAKDFQKLLHNLTAIKVRGTYSEKSAGHLDNVSLVSARRGPGTPARWVEKCTCPQGYEGQHCERCALGYRRSQPELGLFSPCDPCVCNGHSDTCNSVTGMCDCQHNTDGMSCERCKDGYYGDSTVGTSSDCQPCPCPGGATCAVVPKTKEVVCTNCPAGTTGKRCELCDDGFFGNPLGIASPKRDCKACQCNSNIDPNAVGNCDRETGECLKCIYNTEGFFCDRCKDGFYGNALASNPAEKCKSCSCSPYGTVGRETSCLQVTGQCRCLPHVTNRDCSACEPGFYNLRSGKGCERCGCNPIGSTNGQCDIVTGQCECHPGVTGQHCERCEVNYFGFSSSGCKPCDCDPEGSMSAQCQEDGRCECRPGFEGVRCDMCQENYFYNRSNAGCQQCPNCYGLVRDKVNQLRQKLQELQNLIDNLDSDEGVVNDKAFESRLKEAERAIMELLNEAQTSKEVDKDLLKRLGNLNNTLTTQWNRLQNIRYTVDNTSALADTAQKRVRDAEHLVDRAREELDKAKKAITDVDINIPTAPGTPNNMTRLAEEARKLAEKHKMDADQIEKIAKDANDTSTKAYNLLKNALDGENKTTNNITDLHKKFNDAKDLAKNLEKQANKVRAEAEEAGDKAMKIYANLTGLPSFDTKSLEDEVNKIKKEATELDKLVDKTDKEYTELRDDLRGKETEVRKLLEKGKTEQQTADQLLARADAAKALAEDAAKQGLKTYDKAKDILNNLRDFDKRVNDNKTAAEDALKRIPGINATIIAANQKTRQAEAALGNASADAAEAKSKAEEAEKIASAVQKDSAKTKADADKAFNDTMKLDSDVDNMMKQLGAAEKELEKKKAEADQDMMMAQMASDNAKEAEDNARKAKSAVRMVLDTINKLLRQLGNIDKVDQSKLEQIEKSLKDAKDKMAGSELDKKLQDLDNVAKSQEDMISDYDRQIREIRSDIENLNNIKDSLPKGCFNSAALEQP; this is translated from the exons ATGCTCCCTGCTCGAGTTTTTATCTTATTGACGTTCTGGACTGCGTGCAGCCATTGTGCCATGGACGAGTGCGAGGACGACCTGGGTCGCGCACAGCGCTGCATGCCCGAGTTCGTCAACGCCGCGTTCAACGTGACCGTGGTGGCGACC AACACTTGCGGCTCCCCGCCCGAAGAGTACTGCGTCCAGACCGGCGTGACCGGGGTCACCAAGTCGTGCCACCTCTGCGACGCCAGGGACCGGCGGCAGCACCACAGCGCCGTGTACCTCACCGACTACAACAACCAAATGGATACCACCTGGTGGCAAAGCCAGACCATGTTAGCGGGCATCCAGTATCCGAACTCCATCAACCTGACCCTTCACCTGG gCAAAGCCTTCGACATCACTTACGTTCGACTGAAGTTCCACACCAGCCGCCCAGAAAGCTTTGCCATCTACAAGAGGACACGAGAGGATGGGCCATGGCAGCCGTACCAGTACTACAGCGGCTCATGCGAGAAAACCTACAGCAAGGTGAACCGCGGCTTCATCCGGACTGGTGAGGACGAGCAGCAGGCGCTGTGCACAGATGAGTTCAGCGACATCTCGCCCCTCACGGGTGGAAACGTGGCGTTCTCCACGCTGGAGGGTCGGCCCAGTGCATACAACTTTGACAACAGCCCCGTGCTACAG GACTGGGTGACTGCTACAGATATCAAAGTGACCTTGAACAGGCTCAACACCTTTGGAGACGAGGTCTTCAACGATCCCAAAGTCCTCAAATCATACTACTATGCCATCTCTGACTTTGCAGTGGGAGGAAG ATGCAAATGTAATGGCCATGCCAGCGAGTGTGTGAAGAACGAGTTCAGCAAACTGGTTTGCAACTGCAAGCACAACACTGAGGGAGAAGACTGCAGTGTGTGCAAAGCCTTTTTCAATGACCGCCCCTGGAGAAGAGCCACGGCCGAGAGTGCCAGCGAGTGCCTGC cttgCAACTGCAATGGCAAAAGCTCAGAATGCTACTATGACCCTGAACTCTACCGGGCCACTGGTCACGGAGGGCACTGCAGGAACTGTGCGGACAACACTGACGGGCCCAACTGTGAACGCTGTCGGGACAACTACTACCGAGACTCTGCCGGCAGCCGCTGCTTCGCCTGCAGCTGCAACCCAGTGG GTTCTTTGAGCCCCCAGTGCGACGATAGGGGGCGGTGCAGCTGCAAGCCAGGAGTGATGGGAGATAAGTGCGATCGGTGCAAGCCAGGATTCCATAGTCTGACTGAGGCTGGCTGCAG CCGCTGTTCCTGCAACCCCTCTGGAAGCACGCAGGAGTGCGATGTGCAGACTGGACGTTGCCAGTGCAAAGAGAATGTGGAGGGATTCAACTGTGACAG GTGCAAACCTGGCTTCTTCAACCTGGATCCCCAGAACCACCAGGGCTGCATGCCATGCTTCTGTTACCAGCACTCCACCGTGTGCCACAGTGCCGAAGGCTACAGTATCCACACCATCACCTCCACCTTCGACCGAG ATGCTGAGAGGTGGTCAGGGCAGCAGAGAGATGGCTCTGCCGTGAACGTGAACTACTCCCCCAGCACTAAAGACATCTCGCTCATCTCAGAGGACTACTACCCGGTGTACTTTGTTGCTCCAG AGAAGTTCTTAGGCAATCAGCTTGTGAGCTTTGGTCAGAATTTTTCACTCAACTTCCGCGTGGATCGCCGGGACAGCCGACTCTCAGCAGAGGACGTTGTGCTGGAAGGGTCAGGTCTCCGTGTTACTGTGCCGCTCATCGCTCAGGGCAACGCATACCCAGAGGAGGACACAAAGAACTATGTTTTCAG GCTCCACTCCACATCTGACTACTCCTGGAGTCCTAGCCTGAGTGCCAAGGACTTCCAGAAGCTTCTGCATAATTTGACTGCCATCAAAGTCCGTGGAACATACAGTGAAAAAA GTGCCGGTCACCTTGACAACGTGTCACTGGTGAGTGCGCGGCGAGGCCCTGGCACACCAGCGCGCTGGGTGGAGAAGTGCACCTGCCCTCAAGGCTACGAGGGTCAGCACTGTGAGCGTTGTGCGCTAGGATACCGGAGGAGCCAGCCCGAACTCGGCCTCTTCAGCCCATGTGACCCCTGCGTCTGCAACGGCCACAGTGACACCTGCAACTCCGTTACAG GAATGTGTGATTGCCAGCACAACACTGACGGAATGAGCTGTGAAAGGTGCAAGGATGGTTACTATGGTGACTCCACTGTGGGTACGTCGTCCGATTGTCAGCCCTGCCCCTGCCCTGGTGGGGCTACTTGTGCTGTTGTGCCCAAGACCAAAGAGGTGGTGTGCACCAACTGTCCTGCTGGCACCACTG GGAAGCGGTGTGAACTGTGTGATGATGGCTTTTTTGGAAACCCACTGGGTATTGCCAGCCCAAAACGAGACTGCAAAGCCTGCCAGTGCAACAGCAACATTGACCCCAACGCTGTAGGCAACTGTGACCGGGAAACTGGCGAGTGCTTAAAGTGCATCTACAACACCGAGGGCTTCTTCTGTGATCGCTGCAAAGATGGCTTCTATGGCAATGCCCTGGCATCCAATCCAGCAGAGAAGTGCAAAT CCTGTTCCTGCTCTCCTTATGGCACCGTGGGCCGAGAGACCAGCTGTCTGCAGGTGACAGGCCAGTGCCGCTGTCTGCCCCACGTAACCAACCGAGACTGCAGTGCCTGTGAGCCCGGCTTCTACAACCTGCGCAGCGGTAAAGGCTGTGAGAG GTGTGGATGCAATCCTATTGGTTCCACCAATGGGCAGTGTGACATTGTGACTGGCCAGTGCGAGTGCCATCCGGGAGTCACTGGTCAGCACTGCGAACGCTGCGAGGTCAACTATTTTGGCTTTAGCTCCTCTGGCTGCAAAC CTTGCGACTGTGACCCTGAGGGTTCTATGAGTGCTCAGTGTCAGGAGGATGGGCGCTGTGAGTGCCGTCCCGGCTTTGAGGGTGTGCGCTGTGACATGTGCCAGGAAAATTACTTCTACAACCGGTCCAATGCTGGCTGCCAGCAGTGCCCCAACTGCTATGGTCTTGTCAGGGACAAG GTCAACCAGCTGAGACAGAAactgcaggagctgcagaaTTTAATTGACAACCTTGATTCTGATGAGGGGGTAGTGAATGACAAAGCCTTCGAAAGTAGACTTAAAGAAGCAGAGAGAGCCATCATGGAGCTGCTGAATGAGGCCCAGACAAGCAAAG AGGTTGACAAAGACCTTCTAAAACGACTGGGGAACCTCAACAACACCCTCACAACTCAGTGGAACCGGCTCCAGAACATCCGCTACACCGTAGACAACACCAGCGCTCTGGCGGACACGGCGCAGAAGCGAGTTCGAGACGCAGAGCACCTGGTCGACCGGGCGCGAGAAGAGCTGGACAAGGCGAAGAAAGCAATCACTGACGTA GACATAAATATACCTACAGCACCAGGGACACCGAACAACATGACGCGACTTGCAGAGGAGGCCCGAAAATTGGCTGAGAA GCACAAGATGGATGCAGATCAGATAGAAAAGATCGCTAAAGATGCCAACGACACCTCCACCAAGGCGTACAACCTGCTGAAGAATGCGTTAGATGGAGAGAATAAGACAACCAACAACATTACTGACCTACATAAAAA ATTTAATGATGCAAAGGACCTAGCTAAGAACCTGGAAAAGCAGGCAAATAAGGTCCGTGCTGAGGCAGAGGAGGCAGGGGATAAAGCCATGAAGATTTATGCCAACCTCACCGGCCTGCCCTCGTTTGACACCAAATCGCTGGAG gATGAGGTGAACAAGATCAAGAAGGAGGCCACAGAGCTGGACAAGCTCGTCGATAAGACGGACAAAGAGTACACCGAGCTGAGGGACGACCTGCGCGGCAAGGAGACGGAAGTTCGAAAGCTCCTGGAGAAGGGGAAGACCGAGcaacag ACGGCAGATCAGTTGTTGGCCCGTGCAGATGCTGCCAAAGCTCTGGCCGAGGATGCCGCAAAGCAGGGCTTAAAAACCTACGATAAGGCCAAGGACATCCTTAATAATCTCAGAG attttgacAAGAGAGTCAACGACAACAAGACTGCAGCCGAGGATGCCTTGAAGCGCATCCCTGGCATCAACGCAACAATCATTGCAGCCAACCAGAAGACTAGACAGGCCGAAGCAGCACTAGGCAATGCTTCAGCTGATGCTGCAGAGGCCAAGAGCAAAGCTGAAGAAGCTGAGAAGATTGCCAGCGCAGTGCAGAAG GACTCAGCCAAGACTAAGGCTGATGCAGATAAGGCTTTTAACGACACCATGAAACTGGACAGTGATGTGGACAACATGATGAAACAGCTTGGTGCTGCAGAGAAGGAACTTGAGAAGAAGAAAGCTGAGGCTGACCAAGACATGATGATGGCCCAAATG gcaTCTGATAATGCTAAAGAAGCTGAAGACAATGCTCGCAAAGCCAAGAGTGCAGTCCGGATGGTTCTTGACACAATCAACAAATTACTGAGACAGCTTG GCAACATTGACAAAGTTGACCAGAGCAAGCTGGAACAGATCGAGAAATCGCTGAAGGATGCCAAGGACAAGATGGCCGGCAGCGAACTGGACAAGAAGCTCCAGGACCTTGACAACGTGGCAAAATCCCAGGAGGACATGATCAGCGATTACGACAGGCAGATCCGCGAGATCCGTTCAGACATTGAAAACCTAAATAACATCAAGGACTCGCTACCCAAAGGATGCTTCAACTCTGCAGCCTTAGAGCAGCCTTAA